The region ACGGCCATTTCAACTGGACGTTTACGAAGCCCGGCGTTTATAAGCTGCGTTGGCAGGGCCGCGCCGAGCTGACCAACGGTGAGACTGAGTACACCGGCTGGACCGACCAGTACTGGCTGGTTGGCACCGACGCGGACGTCGGTTTGCCGGAGGGCACCACGACGGGACTTCGCACCCCCGCACTATCGACGCCCACTCCGTCACCGACGCAACCGCCAACACCAACACCAACAGCACCAGTGACAACCGCGGCACCGGCACCGGCACCCGCACCCACTGCGAAGCACTGCGACGCGCTGCGCACCCGCCCGGAGGCGTTCATCGCGAACGGGCATATGGACATGGGGCCCGTCGATACGGGGGAGGCCGCGCTCATCGACGACCGCGACCCCAACAACCCCGCGCGGCACACCAGCGGCACCTTCCTCTTCGAGGTTCCCGACCGCGCCCGCCAGGACATCCCTGCGACGCTGCGCGACACGTTCCCCACCCGCCCCGAGCGCATGTGGGTGTTGCCGCAGTCGCAGAAGGCGGACCTGCCGTGGCTCGGGTTCTCGACAACCCACCACCCAGCCCCCGCCATCGTCCGCATTACTGCTGTCGCCGGACCCGGCCGCATGTACACCTGGCACGAGGGGCTGCAGGGCGCGAAGCTCGAACTGGACTCCGGCGACAAGTCCCGCACGCTGAGCTACCCGGCGAACGCCCATGACCACCAGGCATTCGGTTTCACCGAGCCTGGACTTTACGCCGTGACTTTCGCGTTTGACTCTGCGGAGCTCGTTGCGGTCTTCGCGGTCGGCGACGCCGCCATCGCGACGGCCCGCGAACAGCACGCGAGCGGGTATCGTGAGCTGGACTCGTGCGGCTCCAATGCAGCGACCAGCGACATGTGGATGGGCGCATTGGCGAAGGGGATCCGCTCAATCGACGAGGAGTTGAGCAAGTTCGGCCACAAGCTACGGCCAGTAGCAACGACTGCGCCGTCAAAGCCAGTGCCACCGCGCACTGTAATAAGTACTGTGCGTGCGACGGAAGCGAAGGCCGCGACCAAGCAGGCGCCACCAAAGCAGACGACGGCGCAGAAACCGACGCAGAAGTCCACAACAACGTCGGCACCAAAGCGGCAGGCGGTAAAGCCGACGGGGGCGAAGCCGACGTCGACAAGAAGAGCGATCCCGGACGCTCCGATACAGACTGGTGGCGGTGGCATCGTCTCATCTTTCGACCAGGGAGCAGCGCAGGAGGAACCCGCGACGGGCGTGACTGCCAGCGGTTTCTGGGGCGGGCTCATCCTCGGTGTTGGCTTGATGGCGCTGCTGGGGGGCATTGCGTTGTTCGTGGTGGCGGCGCGGATGTTGCGCGGAGTTGCGCGCACGCAGGAAGACGTGTAGGGTTCCACAACGAAGTTTGAACGGGTAATACCCGAGCTCAAGTTTCACCGAAGACCGTCGGTCGCCCTTCGGGGCCGAAGGTACCCCTCTCCAGGGGTCGACCCACGCAGGAGGAACGTGGCCTACCTTTCTAATGGTGCCTCGTGCTTCTGCACGGGGCACTTTTTGTGTCCCGGGCGGATTGAAGGACATGAAGTTATTGGAAGGAGGCGTGTGTAATGGCAAATCCGAAGAATGAGCGCGAGCTTGCTGTGTTGAAGGAGAAGTTTGACGCTGCTAGCTCCATCGTGCTGACGGAGTACCGTGGTCTGACCGTTGGTCAGCTGCAGACTCTTCGTGGCGATCTCGGCTTCGATGTCGAATACCACGTCGCCAAGAACACCCTCATCAAGATCGCTGCTAACGAGCACGGCATCGAGGGTCTCGACGAGCTTCTGACCGGCCCGACCGCTATCGCTTTCATTAAGGGCGAGGCTGTCGACGCTGCTAAGGTCATGAAGAAGTTCTCCAAGGATCACGACGCGTTCGTGATCAAGGGTGGCTACATGGATGGCGCTGCTATCGACGCCGCTCAGGTTGACGCCATCGCTGAGATGGACAACCGCGAGACCACGCTTGCAAAGCTCGCTGGCGCATTCCAGGGTTCTTTGGCAAAGGCTGCTGGGCTGTTCGAGGCTCCGGCATCCAAGACGGCTCGCCTTGTCGCTGCGCTGCAGGACAAGCAGAACGACGCCGCATAACACACTTACAAACTTGGGCTAACCGCCCACCAATAGAAAGGAAGCCACCATGGCTAAGCTGTCTAAGGACGAGCTCATTGAGCAGTTCAAGGAAATGACCCTCATCGAGCTTTCCGAGTTCCTGAAGGAATTCGAGGAGGTCTTCGACGTTACCGCTGCTGCACCAGTTGCTGTTGCTGCTGCTCCGGGCGCTGCTGGCGGCGACGCTGCTGCTGCAGAGGAGAAGGACGAGTTCGACGTTGTTCTCGAGGACGCTGGCGCCAAGAAGATCGGTGTCATCAAGGTTGTCCGCGAGCTCGTTCCGGGCCTGGGCCTGAAGGACGCCAAGGAAATGGTCGAGGGTGCTCCAAAGGCTATCCTCGAGGGCGCAAACAAGGACGATGCAGAGGCTGCAAAGGCCAAGCTGGAAGAGGCTGGCGCAAAGGTTACCCTCAAGTAATCTCGCAGGCTGCATAGCTTTTCGACGATCACCCCGTCGCCACGTACTGTGGCTGGCGGGGTGTTTCGCGTTGTGTGCTAAGATTTCGCACCATGCTGCCCAAATCCAGGATCATTGCTTCGTTGTTGGCGGGCCTCGGTATTGCGTTGTTGGTTGGCGGTCTGCTGGCCCCGCGTGTGCTGAACTCGGGCGCGAAGCTACCGCTGGACCTTGGGGCGGTAACGTTGACGATGGCCGATCCCGATGGCACCCGCGAGGGCGAGCCGGCGCCGGTGGTGCACCAGCTGCATATGGAGGTGCAGAATCCGGCGGGCAAGGACTCTGCCAGCGTGCGCGTGGGGGACACGTTGCGTGCGGGGGACGCGGGTACGGACTTTGAAAACCTTGTCGGCGCGAGCACGTGGACGTATACGTTGGACCGTGAAACCGGTGAGGCGCAGGGACCGGCAAAGGTCCAGCTTGTGATGGCGATGCCGGCCGTCGATGTCCCGGTGGAGGGGTCGTGGCTGAAGTTGCCATCGCCGGTGAAGCAGGAGACGTACCAGGTGTTCGACCCGGTGTTGCGTGGGGCTGCTCCCGCGGAGTTCGTCGCAGAGGAATCGGTTGCTGGGCGCGCGGTGCTGCGGTTCCGGCAGGTCATTGCGCCAACGAACGTGGCGCAGCGGTACGCGGATATGCGAAACACGTTGACCGTCGAAGGGGAAGACGGTGAGCCGGTCCGCACGTTCTATACGCATAGCGCGCAGCGCGAGTTGTTGGTTGATCAGATCACCGGCGTGGTCGTGGGGATGCAGGAGCGTGTCAACGACTATTATGCTGACGTGGACGGCAATGAGGTCCAGGGCATTGTTTCCTACGACGCCGCGATGGACGAGCAGCAGACGGCCGAGCTCATCTCGCTTCTCGACGGCGCCTACGGACCTTCCGTGCAGCAGGCCTTCACGTGGGGCGTGCTCGGTTTGGGTGGTGCGCTGACCTTGATTGGTCTGGTTGGCGCGTTGTGGCCGCGTCGGCGTTAGCGTCGCGCCTGCGTTTAGTGCTAAGCTTCCCCGCGACGGCATTGAATCGGGGGATTGTTGCTGCCCTTTACAACATTGGGTGCATTGTGTAAACTCATTCGGTGCACTGGAAGCCGTCTCCAGTCCGCTATGTCAACCTTGCTTTGTTGGCGTCGAGAATTTTCGAAGCGCTGACTTGACAAGGTGATTTTGCTGTCTCTGGGGGCGGGTATTCCGAAGCAGACCGAATGCTAATCTACCCAGCGGAAACGCCGATTTTTACAGAGCCAGAGTAGAGATCGGCGTCCGCCTTAGGTGCTGGAAGGACCCAACTTGGCAGTCTCAAACCAGACCATGTCAATGGCTGAAATTCCCGGGGCTCCCGAACGTTATTCGTTCGCGAAGATCGCAGAGCCGATCGCTGTCCCGGGTCTTCTTGATGTACAGCTTGAATCTTTCGCGTGGCTTGTTGGTACGCAGGAGTGGCGTGAGCGTGAGCAGGAAGCTCGCGGCGCCGACGCGCGTATCACGAGTGGCTTGGAGGACATTCTCGAAGAGATTTCTCCAATCCAGGACTACTCGGGCAACATGAGCCTGACGCTGTCCGAGCCGCGCTTCGAAGATGTCAAGGACACGATCGACGAGTGTAAAGAAAAAGATATTAACTACTCCGCGCCGTTGTATGTGACGGCGGAGTTCATCAACAATGAAACCCAGGAGATTAAGTCTCAGACGGTGTTCATTGGTGATTTCCCGCTGATGACGGACAAGGGCACCTTCATCGTCAACGGCACTGAGCGTGTTGTTGTTTCGCAGTTGGTGCGTTCGCCGGGCGTGTACTTCGACGAGACGATTGATAAGTCGACGGAACGGCCGCTGCACGCGGTGAAGGTGATCCCTTCGCGCGGTGCGTGGTTGGAGTTTGACGTCGATAAGCGTGACACGGTTGGTGTGCGTATTGACCGTAAGCGTCGTCAGCCAGTGACGGTGCTGCTGAAGGCGCTTGGTTGGACGACGGAGCAGATCACGGAGCGCTTCGGCTTCTCCGAGATCATGATGTCCACCCTCGAGAACGACGGCGTGGCGAACACCGACGAGGCTCTGCTGGAGATTTACCGCAAGCAGCGCCCGGGCGAGCAGCCGACGCGCGACCTCGCGCAGTCCCTGCTGGAGAACTCGTTCTTCAAGGCGAAGCGCTACGACCTGGCACGAGTTGGCCGTTACAAGATCAACCGCAAGCTTGGTCTTGGCGGCGACCACGACGGTCTGATGACGCTGACCGAGGAAGACATCGCGACGACCCTCGAGTACCTGGTGCGCCTGCACGCGGGTGAGCACGAGATGACTTCCCCGGAGGGCGAGGTTATCTCGATCAACACGGACGACATTGACCACTTTGGTAACCGTCGTCTACGCACGGTGGGCGAGCTCATCCAGAACCAGGTTCGCGTTGGTCTGTCCCGCATGGAGCGCGTTGTGCGCGAGCGTATGACGACGCAGGACGCGGAGTCCATCACCCCGACCTCGCTGATTAACGTCCGCCCGGTTTCCGCGGCGATCCGCGAGTTCTTCGGCACCTCGCAGCTGTCGCAGTTCATGGACCAGAACAACTCTCTGTCTGGTCTGACGCACAAGCGTCGTCTGTCGGCGCTGGGCCCTGGTGGTCTGTCGCGTGAGCGCGCCGGCATTGAAGTCCGAGACGTGCACCCGTCGCACTACGGCCGCATGTGCCCGATTGAGACGCCGGAAGGCCCGAACATTGGTCTGATCGGTGCGTTGGCTTCCTACGCACGCGTCAACGCGTTCGGCTTCATTGAGACGCCGTACCAGAAGGTCGAAGACGGCAAGCTGACTGATACGGTCCACTACCTGACCGCGGACGAAGAGGACCGCTACGCAATTGCGCAGGCGGCCACCCCGATGGATAAGGACGGCAACCTAACTGGTGAGCGTATTGAGGTCCGCCTGAAGGACGGCGACATCGGCGTCGTTGGCCCTAAGGGCGTCGATTACCTCGACATTTCCCCACGCCAGATGGTGTCCGTGGCAACGGCAATGATTCCGTTCCTCGAGCACGATGACGCGAACCGTGCCCTCATGGGTGCGAACATGCAGAAGCAGGCTGTGCCGCTGCTGCGTTCTGAGGCCGCGTACGTGGCCACCGGCATGGAGCAGCGCGCTGCGTACGATGCTGGTGACACGATTATTTCGGCGAAGGCTGGCGTCGTCACGAATGTGACAGGTGACTTCATCACCGTCATGGACGACGAAGGCATCCAGGACACGTACATGCTGCGCACGTTCGAGCGCACGAACCAGGGCACCTGCTACAACCAGGTTCCGATCGTTGACCACGGTCAGCGTGTTGAGGCTGGCCAGGTGCTGGCTGACGGTCCTGGTACCAAGAACGGTGAGATGGCGCTCGGCCGCAACCTGCTGGTTGCGTTTATGCCGTGGGAAGGCCACAACTACGAGGACGCGATCATCCTGAACCAGCGCGTGGTTGAGGACGACATTCTGACTTCCGTGCACATCGAAGAGCACGAGATCGACGCCCGCGACACCAAGCTGGGTGCAGAGGAAATTACTCGCGAGATCCCGAACGTGTCCGAGGACGTGCTGAAGGACCTCGATGAGCGCGGCATTATCCGCATCGGTGCGGACGTGCGTGACGGCGACATCCTGGTCGGTAAGGTCACCCCGAAGGGTGAGACCGAGCTGACTCCGGAGGAGCGTCTGCTGCGCGCCATCTTCGGCGAGAAGGCCCGCGAGGTCCGCGACACCTCCCTGAAGGTGCCGCACGGTGAGACCGGTAAGGTCATCGCGGTTCGTCGCTTCTCCCGCGAGGACGACGACGATCTGTCGCCAGGCGTCAACGAGATGATTCGCGTCTATGTTGCGCAGAAGCGCAAGATCCAGGACGGCGACAAGATGGCTGGCCGCCACGGCAACAAGGGTGTCGTGGGCAAGATTCTGCCGCAGGAAGATATGCCGTTCATGGAGGATGGCACCCCGGTGGACATCATTCTGAACACCCACGGTGTGCCGCGTCGTATGAACATTGGCCAGGTCCTTGAGGTACACCTCGGCTGGTTGGCGAAGGCTGGTTGGACGGTCAACCCGGACGATCCTGCGAACGCCAAGTTGCTCGAGACGCTGCCTGAGCATCTGTACGACGTCCCGCCTGAGTCGCTCACCGCGACCCCAGTGTTTGACGGCGCGACGAACGAGGAGATCGCTGGTCTGCTGGCGAATTCCAAGCCGAACCGCGACGGTGACGTCATGGTCGATGAGAACGGCAAGACCACGCTGTTCGACGGCCGCTCCGGCGAGCCATTCAAGTACCCGATTTCCGTCGGCTACATGTACATGCTCAAGCTGCACCACCTGGTTGACGAGAAGATTCACGCTCGCTCCACTGGTCCGTACTCCATGATTACCCAGCAGCCGCTCGGCGGTAAGGCCCAGTTCGGTGGCCAGCGCTTCGGTGAGATGGAGGTGTGGGCGATGCAGGCATACGGCGCCGCCTACACGCTGCAGGAACTGCTGACGATTAAGTCGGATGACGTGGTTGGCCGCGTGAAGGTGTACGAGGCCATTGTGAAGGGCGAGAACATCCCTGACCCGGGTATTCCGGAGTCGTTCAAGGTGTTGCTCAAGGAGCTGCAGTCGCTGTGCCTGAACGTTGAAGTCCTTTCGACGGACGGCACCCCGATGGAGCTCGACGGCGATGATGACGACTTTGATCAGGCCGGTTCCTCCCTTGGCATCAACCTGTCACGTGACGAGGGCTCCGCGGCGGACACCGCCTAAGCCAGGAACGAACGAAAGAATCTATCCAACTGCAATCCTCCCCGTCGTTGGGGAGGTGAAAGGGAATTTACGTGTTTGACGTAAACCTCTTCGACGAGCTTCGCATCGGCCTGGCTACTGCTGACGACATCCGTCGTTGGTCGCATGGTGAGGTCAAGAAGCCCGAAACGATTAACTACCGCACGTTGAAGCCGGAAAAGGACGGCCTGTTCTGCGAGCGCATCTTCGGTCCTACCCGTGACTGGGAGTGTGCGTGTGGCAAGTACAAGCGTGTCCGCTACAAGGGCATCATTTGTGAACGTTGTGGCGTCGAGGTCACTAAGTCGAAGGTTCGCCGTGAGCGCATGGGCCACATTGAGCTGGCCGCGCCGGTGACCCACATTTGGTACTTCAAGGGCGTCCCATCGCGCCTGGGTTACCTGCTGGATCTTGCTCCGAAGGACCTGGAGCGCATCATTTACTTCGCCGCGAACATCATCACCAGTGTTGATGAGGAGGCGCGTCACAACGACATGTCGACGCTCGAGGCGGAGATGCTGCTCGAGAAGAAGGAAGTCGAGCAGGACGCGAATGCCGAGATTGCGGAGCGTGCGCAGAAGCTGGAGGAGGACCTCGCTGAGCTCGAGGCTGCCGGTGCGACTGCTGCCGCCCGCAAGAAGGTGCAGAACGCTGCTGACAAGGAGATGCAGCACATCCGCGAGGTCGGCGAGCGCGAGGTCGAGCGCCTCGACGAAATTTGGTCCACCTTCCAGAAGCTTGCTCCGAAGCAGATGATTATCGACGAGTTCCTCTACGAAGAGCTCGTGGACCGCTACGAGGACTACTTCACCGGCGGCATGGGCGCTGAGGCGATCCAGACGCTGATCCGCAACTTCGACCTCGAAGCTGAGGCGGAGGAACTGCGCACCATCATCGCTGAGGGCAAGGGCCAGAAGAAGGTCCGCGCACTGAAGCGCCTGAAGGTTGTGGCTGCGTTCCAGCGTTCCGGCAATGATCCTGCCGGCATGATCCTGGACGCGATCCCGGTGATCCCACCAGAGCTGCGTCCAATGGTGCAGCTCGACGGTGGCCGTTTCGCCACCTCGGACCTGAATGACCTGTACCGTCGCGTAATTAACCGCAACAACCGTTTGAAGCGCATGATTGACCTGGGAGCCCCAGAGATCATCGTGAACAACGAGAAGCGCATGCTGCAAGAGTCTGTCGACGCCCTCTTCGACAACGGCCGTCGTGGCCGCCCTGTCACGGGCCCAGGCAACCGTCCGCTGAAGTCCCTGTCTGACCTGCTGAAGGGTAAGCAGGGTCGCTTCCGCCAGAACCTGCTGGGTAAGCGTGTGGACTACTCTGGCCGTTCGGTCATTATTGTTGGTCCGCAGCTGAAGATGCACGAGTGTGGTCTGCCGAAGCTGATGGCGCTCGAGCTGTTCAAGCCGTTCGTGATGAAGCGCCTCGTGGACAATGAGTACGCGCAGAACATTAAGTCGGCGAAGCGCATGGTGGAGCGCCAGCGCCCTGAGGTGTGGGACGTCCTCGAAGAGGCGATTTCCGAGCACCCAGTGCTGCTGAACCGTGCACCAACCCTGCACCGCCTTGGCATTCAGGCGTTCGAGCCGAAGCTGGTCGAGGGTAAAGCAATCCAGCTGCACCCGCTGGCCTGTGAGGCGTTCAACGCTGACTTCGACGGTGACCAGATGGCAGTCCACCTGCCGCTGTCCGCGGAGGCGCAGGCCGAGGCCCGCATCCTGATGCTGTCCTCGAACAACATCCTGTCCCCGGCATCCGGCAAGCCACTGGCGATGCCTCGCCTGGACATGGTGACCGGCCTGTACTTCCTGACCATGGAAAAGGGCGAGGACGAGATCGGCGGCGAGGGTCGTTTCACCCCAGCCGACGAGAACGGCCCAGCCAAGGGCGTGTACTCCTCCTACCGTGAGGCCATCATGGCTTACGACCTGGGTGTACTTGGCCTGCAGGCACCGATCAAGGTGCGCATCGACCACCTGCGTCCGACGATTGAGATTGAGGCTGAGCAGTTCCCAGACGGCTGGTCGAAGGGCCAGGCTTGGATGATGGAGACCACCCTTGGTCGCATCATGTTCAACGAGCTGCTTCCGTTCAACTTCCCGTACCAGGAAGGCGCGATGGTCCGTAAGGGCGGCGGCGCTGGCAAGGTGCTGTTGGGCGACATCATCCAGTCGATGGTGGAGAAGTACCCAATGATTACCGTTGCCCAGACGCTGGACAAGCTGAAGGACGCCGGTTTCTACTGGGCGACCCGTTCCGGCGTGACCATCTCCATGTCCGACGTGTTGGTGCTTCCGAACAAGACGGAAATCCTTGAGCAGTACGAGCAGCGCGCCGAGGAGATCGAGCGCAAGTACTGGGAGAAGGGTGCCCTGACCGAGGAGAACCGCTACGACCGTCTCGTGGAGCTGTGGCAGGACGCCACCAACCAGGTCGGTGAAGCAGTTGAGGCGCTGTACCCGGATGACAACCCGATTCCGATGATCGTGAAGTCTGGTGCTGCCGGTAACATGCGTCAGATCTGGACCCTGGCCGGCATGAAGGGCATGGTCGTGAACTCGCGCGGTGAGTACATCACCCGCCCGATCAAGACCTCCTTCCGCGAAGGCCTGACAGTGATGGAGTACTTCAACAACTCCCACGGTTCCCGAAAGGGCCTGGCGGATACGGCACTGCGTACCGCAGACTCCGGCTACCTGACCCGCCGTCTTGTCGACGTCGCCCAGGACGTCATCGTCCGCGAGCACGACTGCGGCACCCGCCAGGGAGTCAAGGTTCCAGTTGCGCAGCTTGCCGGTGAGAAGTTCGTCCGCGACGAGTTCGTCGAGACCTCCGTCGCTGGCCGAGTACTGGCATCCGACGCGAAGGACGCCGAGGGCAACGTTGTGCTCGAAGCCGACGCTGAGCTTTCGGAAGAGCGTATCGACGCCCTCGTCGCCGCCGGTGTCGAGGAAGTCAAGGTCCGCTCCGTCCTGACCTGCCAGACCCCAACCGGCGTCTGCGCGAAGTGCTACGGCAAGTCCATGGCATCCGGCAAGCTTGTCGACATCGGTGAAGCCGTCGGTATCGTGGCTGCACAGTCGATTGGTGAGCCTGGTACCCAGCTGACCATGCGTACCTTCCACCAGGGTGGTGTCGGTGGCGACATTACCGGTGGTCTGCCACGTGTTCAGGAGCTGTTCGAGGCCCGCGTGCCGAAGAACTGCGCCCCGATCGCATCCGTGGCCGGCACCGTCACCCTCGAAGACGAAGGCAACTTCTGGACGCTCACCATCCACCCGGATGACGGCTCCGACGTTGTGGTCTACGAGAAGCTGTCGAAGCGCCAGGGCCTCGCACAGGTCCGCCGCCCGATGGAGTCCAACCCGAACGCGATGATCGAGCGCTCCCTGCGTGAAGGCGACCACGTTAACGTGGGCGACCGCCTCCTGCGTGGCGCTGCTGACCCGCACGACGTGCTCGAGGTCCTCGGCCGCCGTGGCGTGGAAAAGCACCTCATCGACGAAGTGCAGGCCGTGTACCGCACCCAGGGTGTGTCCATCCACGACAAGCACATCGAGATCATCATCCGCCAGATGCTGCGACGCGGCACCGTCATCGACTCGGGTACCACCGAGTTCCTGCCGGGTACGCTCGTGGACCTGTCGGAGGCACGCCAGGTCAACGCTGCGGCTGTTGCAGATGGTGGCGAGCCAGCAGAGATGCGCTCCGAGATCATGGGTA is a window of Corynebacterium pseudogenitalium DNA encoding:
- a CDS encoding choice-of-anchor M domain-containing protein, with product MIRRLILTVALLAFTVSPAHATTPAGHQPGDPGHGVVLPEDLDHPCAGRKLLYHSHNDALYGTRFDGQLSIGAVDGQQVTDQRDVCFRLPLDADADGNDVSRLTIPDDGSLDFLGAPGSQVWLAPQHADFTDDWRPIWSGIGAFDPAHELPGAVPSNFKDDMMYFDLLGIDGPGDVQIFFKNAASPAERLFNSADEQMRTVEYEVGAHGHFNWTFTKPGVYKLRWQGRAELTNGETEYTGWTDQYWLVGTDADVGLPEGTTTGLRTPALSTPTPSPTQPPTPTPTAPVTTAAPAPAPAPTAKHCDALRTRPEAFIANGHMDMGPVDTGEAALIDDRDPNNPARHTSGTFLFEVPDRARQDIPATLRDTFPTRPERMWVLPQSQKADLPWLGFSTTHHPAPAIVRITAVAGPGRMYTWHEGLQGAKLELDSGDKSRTLSYPANAHDHQAFGFTEPGLYAVTFAFDSAELVAVFAVGDAAIATAREQHASGYRELDSCGSNAATSDMWMGALAKGIRSIDEELSKFGHKLRPVATTAPSKPVPPRTVISTVRATEAKAATKQAPPKQTTAQKPTQKSTTTSAPKRQAVKPTGAKPTSTRRAIPDAPIQTGGGGIVSSFDQGAAQEEPATGVTASGFWGGLILGVGLMALLGGIALFVVAARMLRGVARTQEDV
- the rplJ gene encoding 50S ribosomal protein L10 gives rise to the protein MANPKNERELAVLKEKFDAASSIVLTEYRGLTVGQLQTLRGDLGFDVEYHVAKNTLIKIAANEHGIEGLDELLTGPTAIAFIKGEAVDAAKVMKKFSKDHDAFVIKGGYMDGAAIDAAQVDAIAEMDNRETTLAKLAGAFQGSLAKAAGLFEAPASKTARLVAALQDKQNDAA
- the rplL gene encoding 50S ribosomal protein L7/L12; the protein is MAKLSKDELIEQFKEMTLIELSEFLKEFEEVFDVTAAAPVAVAAAPGAAGGDAAAAEEKDEFDVVLEDAGAKKIGVIKVVRELVPGLGLKDAKEMVEGAPKAILEGANKDDAEAAKAKLEEAGAKVTLK
- a CDS encoding DUF3068 domain-containing protein → MLPKSRIIASLLAGLGIALLVGGLLAPRVLNSGAKLPLDLGAVTLTMADPDGTREGEPAPVVHQLHMEVQNPAGKDSASVRVGDTLRAGDAGTDFENLVGASTWTYTLDRETGEAQGPAKVQLVMAMPAVDVPVEGSWLKLPSPVKQETYQVFDPVLRGAAPAEFVAEESVAGRAVLRFRQVIAPTNVAQRYADMRNTLTVEGEDGEPVRTFYTHSAQRELLVDQITGVVVGMQERVNDYYADVDGNEVQGIVSYDAAMDEQQTAELISLLDGAYGPSVQQAFTWGVLGLGGALTLIGLVGALWPRRR
- a CDS encoding DNA-directed RNA polymerase subunit beta, which gives rise to MLEGPNLAVSNQTMSMAEIPGAPERYSFAKIAEPIAVPGLLDVQLESFAWLVGTQEWREREQEARGADARITSGLEDILEEISPIQDYSGNMSLTLSEPRFEDVKDTIDECKEKDINYSAPLYVTAEFINNETQEIKSQTVFIGDFPLMTDKGTFIVNGTERVVVSQLVRSPGVYFDETIDKSTERPLHAVKVIPSRGAWLEFDVDKRDTVGVRIDRKRRQPVTVLLKALGWTTEQITERFGFSEIMMSTLENDGVANTDEALLEIYRKQRPGEQPTRDLAQSLLENSFFKAKRYDLARVGRYKINRKLGLGGDHDGLMTLTEEDIATTLEYLVRLHAGEHEMTSPEGEVISINTDDIDHFGNRRLRTVGELIQNQVRVGLSRMERVVRERMTTQDAESITPTSLINVRPVSAAIREFFGTSQLSQFMDQNNSLSGLTHKRRLSALGPGGLSRERAGIEVRDVHPSHYGRMCPIETPEGPNIGLIGALASYARVNAFGFIETPYQKVEDGKLTDTVHYLTADEEDRYAIAQAATPMDKDGNLTGERIEVRLKDGDIGVVGPKGVDYLDISPRQMVSVATAMIPFLEHDDANRALMGANMQKQAVPLLRSEAAYVATGMEQRAAYDAGDTIISAKAGVVTNVTGDFITVMDDEGIQDTYMLRTFERTNQGTCYNQVPIVDHGQRVEAGQVLADGPGTKNGEMALGRNLLVAFMPWEGHNYEDAIILNQRVVEDDILTSVHIEEHEIDARDTKLGAEEITREIPNVSEDVLKDLDERGIIRIGADVRDGDILVGKVTPKGETELTPEERLLRAIFGEKAREVRDTSLKVPHGETGKVIAVRRFSREDDDDLSPGVNEMIRVYVAQKRKIQDGDKMAGRHGNKGVVGKILPQEDMPFMEDGTPVDIILNTHGVPRRMNIGQVLEVHLGWLAKAGWTVNPDDPANAKLLETLPEHLYDVPPESLTATPVFDGATNEEIAGLLANSKPNRDGDVMVDENGKTTLFDGRSGEPFKYPISVGYMYMLKLHHLVDEKIHARSTGPYSMITQQPLGGKAQFGGQRFGEMEVWAMQAYGAAYTLQELLTIKSDDVVGRVKVYEAIVKGENIPDPGIPESFKVLLKELQSLCLNVEVLSTDGTPMELDGDDDDFDQAGSSLGINLSRDEGSAADTA
- a CDS encoding DNA-directed RNA polymerase subunit beta', which codes for MFDVNLFDELRIGLATADDIRRWSHGEVKKPETINYRTLKPEKDGLFCERIFGPTRDWECACGKYKRVRYKGIICERCGVEVTKSKVRRERMGHIELAAPVTHIWYFKGVPSRLGYLLDLAPKDLERIIYFAANIITSVDEEARHNDMSTLEAEMLLEKKEVEQDANAEIAERAQKLEEDLAELEAAGATAAARKKVQNAADKEMQHIREVGEREVERLDEIWSTFQKLAPKQMIIDEFLYEELVDRYEDYFTGGMGAEAIQTLIRNFDLEAEAEELRTIIAEGKGQKKVRALKRLKVVAAFQRSGNDPAGMILDAIPVIPPELRPMVQLDGGRFATSDLNDLYRRVINRNNRLKRMIDLGAPEIIVNNEKRMLQESVDALFDNGRRGRPVTGPGNRPLKSLSDLLKGKQGRFRQNLLGKRVDYSGRSVIIVGPQLKMHECGLPKLMALELFKPFVMKRLVDNEYAQNIKSAKRMVERQRPEVWDVLEEAISEHPVLLNRAPTLHRLGIQAFEPKLVEGKAIQLHPLACEAFNADFDGDQMAVHLPLSAEAQAEARILMLSSNNILSPASGKPLAMPRLDMVTGLYFLTMEKGEDEIGGEGRFTPADENGPAKGVYSSYREAIMAYDLGVLGLQAPIKVRIDHLRPTIEIEAEQFPDGWSKGQAWMMETTLGRIMFNELLPFNFPYQEGAMVRKGGGAGKVLLGDIIQSMVEKYPMITVAQTLDKLKDAGFYWATRSGVTISMSDVLVLPNKTEILEQYEQRAEEIERKYWEKGALTEENRYDRLVELWQDATNQVGEAVEALYPDDNPIPMIVKSGAAGNMRQIWTLAGMKGMVVNSRGEYITRPIKTSFREGLTVMEYFNNSHGSRKGLADTALRTADSGYLTRRLVDVAQDVIVREHDCGTRQGVKVPVAQLAGEKFVRDEFVETSVAGRVLASDAKDAEGNVVLEADAELSEERIDALVAAGVEEVKVRSVLTCQTPTGVCAKCYGKSMASGKLVDIGEAVGIVAAQSIGEPGTQLTMRTFHQGGVGGDITGGLPRVQELFEARVPKNCAPIASVAGTVTLEDEGNFWTLTIHPDDGSDVVVYEKLSKRQGLAQVRRPMESNPNAMIERSLREGDHVNVGDRLLRGAADPHDVLEVLGRRGVEKHLIDEVQAVYRTQGVSIHDKHIEIIIRQMLRRGTVIDSGTTEFLPGTLVDLSEARQVNAAAVADGGEPAEMRSEIMGITKASLATESWLSAASFQETTRVLTDAAINKRSDQLIGLKENVIIGKLIPAGTGISRYRNITVKPTEAARSAAYSIPSFGDGIYGDEAYGDYTGASVPLEEYGYDQI